From the Papaver somniferum cultivar HN1 chromosome 2, ASM357369v1, whole genome shotgun sequence genome, the window CCCACAACAGACAAAAAAGGTACTGATGAGGAGTGTCTTGCAAGAGTGATGACTTATGTGCAGCCAGAATGAGAATCCAAGAACAAGATTTTGAAATCCCAGCAACAACATTATTAATCCACAGGTTTTCTTTCACTTCAAATTTATATTGAAGTGTCAAAACAGATTCACTTAATGATCATAAGTTGGGAGATTTTCATAGCAAGCAACTTTCTGCTGTTCTTTGACCACAAGGGTTTGCCCGAGGAACTTATAGATCTGCAAGATGTTTTTTCTTTCAATCCTTCGCACAACACCTTCATGAGCAAAGTTAAATATGATTAGTGAATCTAGTTTCTGCACAATTTTGTAAGCCTTTTGAGACCTAGGAAACTCGGAAACTAAATAGAAGAATCATACTCTATCAACAATTCCAAATGGTTAGGGTAAGTGAATTTTTTCGTAACCCATAACAACTTCTGCTGCCATGTTTGTATGCCAAGTAAAATGTTAAGTGGCTACTCTTTGTATCATGATAAGACTAGTGAGGAAGTGCTGAAATCTAATGTAAGCGCAGAATCTCTACCTTTTATATCTCTTTTGAGAACCACATGGACAGAGTGCGTTCCGGCTTATCTGACCACTCTGCGCCAAATTAGACCTGGCAACATCCAATGGTGTTGAACCCATCAACTTTTGAACCTGCGTGACATCAGTAAGATATAAATTACTGTGGAAAGACAGGATGCAGTTAGCAAACCCAGCATCTTTTGAAGCTACAGGACATTTAATAAAAGATATAAATAGTAATATAACGGAAAGACAGGATTCAATTAGCAAGCACACAGTCAACTAGAAAACCACAACAAGTCGAATAAAAGGATAATCACCCCCATGATTTCTAGCAGGCAAAAAAAAGCCCTATTCCTGGTATTTAATAACAACCAATGTCCATTCTTGAGTTAGCATGAGTAAATTCCGTCTTGAATTCAAGACATCCGAAAAAGATAAAATAGGATCAGTATAGAGTTTGAGTTagtgaaagaaaatgaaatttgatCCTGAATACTTAATAACCTACCATTCAATAGGGAAACTGATAAAAAGGAGTAGAATCACTAAACATAAGAAGAGAAAAAGTCATTTTTTATCTGTACATTTCTTAGCCAATATAGTTACAATTAAACGAGAACATATGCAAAAACCATTGAAATCTACAAAACTAGTTACCCCCTTAATGGTCCATACTCCATAGAGATAATTATGATCATGAAACATGTTAAATGTTCAGAAATTTATTACACAGACGCTTAGAAGCCACCAAAATCAGTGCTCCACCACCTAAATTATCCTAAAGGTCTCATTCCCTCCACCACCTAAATTATCCTAAAGGTCTCATTCCCTCCACCACCTAAATTATCCTAAAGGTCTCATTCCCTCCACCACCTAAATCATCCTAAAGGTCTCATTTTACCACCACCTAAAATACTGAAAAGGTCTCACATTAAGCGCATTAAATGCAAAGGGAGGTAAGAACTTATACCTCAGCCAAGCTCTTGGGCAATGGTTTCCCATCCTCCTTTAACTTTTCCATCTTCTTTTGTGCTTCTTTAGCCCACGTAAATTTTGCCAACGCATTCTCTACTTCTGATATCGTGCATTTACACTTTTTTGCTGCCTCTTGTTTCTGacttggttttaaattctaaacaaAACAAACATACAAAAACTATTCAATAAATATCCGAATAGTAAGTCAATAACTAAGTTCAAAATGCAagtttaaaagaggcaaaattacATCTCCAGTATTATCAAAACCTCCAAGAACTCGAATTATAGACTCTTGTTTCTCAAATGAATCAGCAAATGTCGCTTCACTACTTCTCCCAACAATGAATTTCTGAAATTTTCCTGCTTTTCTTGCAGCCATTAACTGATCAGCAAATCCTACAAAGAACGACTCAATTGAAGGATCACTTTTGAAACCTAATTAGAAATAATTAGCAAAACAGGGACTTAAGAAAGACTATAGATACCAAGTAGAGTGAAAGATTGCGACGTAATTTCAGGATTTGAAGGATCTTTTTGGCCAGTGAACACCCCTTTAACCTTATCTACCCAAGACATATTTAGATGTGATGTTGTGAAGATGGAACGGATTTGAGATGAAGTTATGTCATTGATTTGAGAAGATGGAGAATTCAGGGCATTTCTGTAAATACCGAGCGAGGATCGAAAGGAACCCATTGCTGAACTCCTTCAAAAGGTCTGGAAATGTGATGATTCTGGGGAGTTAGGGTTTAATGGAGGTCTTGCCTTACAAGTTTGAATTTGGGTTTCCCTTTTATTAAGGCCCGTTCGTAAAAGTGCACACGTGAAGCGGCGGCCCCTGGATGAGCAAAACACTCAGACCCGTTGATTTTAGGACAATTCCTGTGGTAACGGTCAGATGAAAACTTTTGTTGAGCCGGGTTTATGGCCAAACAAGTTTTTCCATTATGGTAAAGCATTGGGCGGTTGATCATCAAGCACCAGAATTTAAGACAAACGCTGGCGTTGGAAGAACAAGCTGGCCCTTAACGCATAAACGCGGCGCTCGAACGTAGACCGCTGGCGTTTGTAGAAAAAACGCCAACGAGTAGttttttttaaattcaaaattcactttttaTCTCTATAAATCACCATCattttcaaacaattcactcacaccaagattcacttctcttgaattttctcttctaaaatctatttcaattttttaatttattgttggtgaaatggctgaaaaggcgatcacacttttttacgatgcaaaacttgaagctaatgtatctaagatatgtgggagtaaaaagattgaaaattgtaagagggaagttcaagtttttgaagttgctccaagaaaatgttccactAAAAAGCAAAGAAaggctccagttttgaaagttaacaacaaaaaattcaaaaacaaaggagaaactgtcaaagagcgcgttgaatggaagatacgtctaatgaagataaacaggaggccaaaacttgtacttgatttttattgaagttgtttaatactttttattattgtctaagtttatatcttgtaaaagaattggcagtaatgttaatgaatgaaaatatttagattttaaaatagatttccacttcagattaagcgaaatttatcacaatttaaacttgcaaataacatcaaactacattttaataaaccacaacaaaaacatcaaactacatcaaatccagcgacattctctttgtagagttcataacattcaaaatgcttaaactctttcccgctttcttcagtaaacttggtctgagcgacggttttctgtaaaacagataaacaacaagttcagatatttatgacgcagttgatcagtgaggacaaaggtaagatactcaccagttcttcaTTGGATAATCCAGAATATCTACGGTGAACTATCCACAAAACTtccgtataatgtttgacttccttagtgatgaatacaattcttagttctaggctcttactaTTTCTTATGGTTTCGTTCTACGATTCTACAAAAcgtcccaatactctttcccagaaatagtcaatgttcattggtctcatcatacgatgtgtccaacatcgaacaagagtaactTCTTCTTTCATTGTAAAGACCGGGAgcggcattcgagtgcagtacaaatgttagagcatagctcagttgaacccaccaagcgttggcatgtcaagtttgattctcatattttagtgaatcaaaactcattttaagattctcttgattatgtactagagtcaacttcgtataggttagcttaaaagtattaggatatgagacattacaagtattgcgacgacttgaagaagtgaagaagcaaggagctacaacgacaatatcatccttccaattgaggttagtgatatttgacttgaactgtttcgttccctaatgtatctttcaagtcatgcatattggataaaaaaactgcgaagcatgatttaactctagatagacatattattaaggaatacaatatgaggtttattgcttaaccattaaactttgtagataagacatcgacataatcgtttaaatactattgttttaaggaagtaaattcatgaacttgttttctgaatcgaaaaggaaatcgccagtcgttattggtattgttattcattgcatatcttttgaacaaccaatatgtgtgattagtataaccgctcatgacttgtttatgttcttgataaaactattcacaaaggcctaaattatgtattgatatgacttttattagtgaaaccgatcttaagtaatcacctgagatggtacgatcgagtttgtgatttgtgtaagaccaactctgggtaaaggggaaccgatcctagtaagagatgcAACACatcagaaaggggaatcgatacttgtatgaggtgcagaaagtttatagaagaaaggggaacagatcctatagacatgtgcaacacgtttttaggcaaaggggaaccgatcctatggacatgtgcaacacatacaagttagataccatatctatgtggggaaccgatcctagtacctaatcaaccgaattttggaaagctagtgtgactatgcacaatactcacatggaggtagaaccgaaacttgttttggtagaaccgttaaacccatgatttgtgattgagtgttcttgatcaatcacatagttcttgaaagtcagatgaatcaattctaaacttgttcggaagtgtggaaaatcggtttcaagattgtaagtatgaaagaggacttacaaagaaaggatgtcgacatactttgaacacgtgcaataatgtttatctttgatTGTTCAAAGTTAGTCCTTAAtagttaaaggaagaaaatcccaggatcgaaacatatataagttaagaatctttttattaaggttgttaattttattttaggaaaatgaaaattagtaatgtgcatttactagttagagattttccaaagagattttcggtcattattttggacagagcatttccaggaattatgaaaaacgaatctggactttattgcatatctagagaatattttcggttttggaaattccttggtgtccaaacttccttgtctatacttgaagtttgcatttctagcaaactaatccttcgtgacaacaaacttcctcggttgtgttgttactggtgaagccgcctattcagagaggagagtaacctaattaggagaaatctcttacggccgcgcagtttaaagtcttctttgggattgagaagctctattagtaccgttggtgggaaattagataattgcggtttatcttgtgttttcgattgatttgattgcttAACGGTGGTTgcactttgatttcacctagtttgtttacgcttgagaatcttctcttctgatataagattcactcaaactagatcgaagtttcgacaaagatctttagactgtttttagttctaaagacgatcttgtgataattcattgttaacagactccgttctgtgcgtgattggtcACGAGAGATTCatgttgttgtgtgcaggtgtttattgaagcttagattggaagacaaagaagatattgaagatttctgatttggggttcataatctttggtgtgcacaatacttgtttcggtataagaggatccaactaaaattgatttatccttgtggtagattggattgattagttgtgtagatcggcatcaatacaattctttgtgattaaaagtattgattgcaaaatcttaacaattacttcggtagtttagaataagatagatctaagaacctgatgaaggagtttatatgagataaacagaagatcctttgtcgaactcacatcacttggttgaagagattttctaccaaacagatttgttgttcctttactgtttggaatacgaaccaaaggaattgttccaagtacgtgacttattcataagttggaggcgtaggagtacaaacggaactaggtgaactataggtttagttgcttggtcccaactatacgaagttggtttattttgtatagcggcttaattccgggagtattcaattctggacaaggtcccggggtttttctgcatttgcggtttcctcgttaacaaaatattgttgtgtcatttacttttattttctgcaattataattgttgttattataagtaaagtaaattacacaaacgttaattcctatttactttataagtaatcctattgtgtttggttaagtccgaaccttttatcaagtaaacttactttgttgttgtattgtctcaatctcgtatccatagacgatcacacgaagtgtgaaccgattagttgcattgtcttgactcagtccatagacaatcactttcggagaaaggacttataggtaggaaaagttttagcttgaggtatatttgggtaccctcgccttttcaattggtatcagagcaagaaaacacgaaaagatctaacaatctgtgtttgcaTGATCCAACTTATAAGTTTTGGATCaaatggttgattcagttaacataCCGCCAGGGTTTTATGGCTCAAattatctatggtggaaaatggcaatggaatattttctttaatctcgtgactttaacacttgggttttagTTATTGATGGATATGAACATCCAAAAGTATTGGTCAACGACTCAACTACTGAGTTTAGACTAaagtaattaaagaagtttaataaagaagaaaaattgcttgcgaagcaaaattctgatggattgaatgccattattcatgctttaactcgagacctccatcatcatgtaaccaaGTGTGAAACTTCAAAGGAGGCTTGGGATATTCTtaatatcgtatttgaagggaatgcctctgaaaaaagaagctaggcttcaaaccctatcttctaaacgggaaaaccttcgtacggatgaagacgatacctttgatgagtttggTTAAAATTTTTTCTGAAATAGTAAATGCCTCTCACtctttaggaaaaactattccagataaagatattgtgtgtaaaactctaaggtctttaccaccaagatacgaatctaaaaagcatgccatcgtggaagcaaatgatctttccacactatctagaagcgctctagttagtaaattaaagatctttgaccttgaATACCAATTCAAGAGTGAAGAGGATATTACCCTTAAAGCGGTAACTAAGACTTGTTCTTTGGATACAAAAACTGAGAATTGTAGTGTTGATACGActgcacgacaatttagaaagttattaagacaaaagaaaaggagTTCTTCAAAAGATGCATCTTCTCCTTCTCAAAAAACACAGAAATGTGTAGAGAATAAAGAACAAAATAATGGTGATAGCCATTATTGTTCCAAGGATCAAGAGAACAAGGCTGTACATGCAACTGTTGAATGCACATCTGAAAAGGATTTGAAGTAACTTTAGAGTCAAaagcacttgaatgtgataaactttgcaaagagaatgaaaatcttAAAAGGGAACTTGATATCCTATATAAGGATATAGAACGTGTAAGCAATGGT encodes:
- the LOC113354377 gene encoding uncharacterized protein LOC113354377, yielding MGSFRSSLGIYRNALNSPSSQINDITSSQIRSIFTTSHLNMSWVDKVKGVFTGQKDPSNPEITSQSFTLLGFADQLMAARKAGKFQKFIVGRSSEATFADSFEKQESIIRVLGGFDNTGDNLKPSQKQEAAKKCKCTISEVENALAKFTWAKEAQKKMEKLKEDGKPLPKSLAEVQKLMGSTPLDVARSNLAQSGQISRNALCPCGSQKRYKRCCAKD